A region of Nocardioides alkalitolerans DNA encodes the following proteins:
- the rhaS gene encoding rhamnose ABC transporter substrate-binding protein: MKFNTRRATALVALTLAASTALTACGGGDGGSGDSAETITFLPKNLGNPYFDASSTGGENAVEAFGGTFEEVGPTNATPDAQVPFINTAAQQGVGALVISANDPTALGDALEEARDAGVKVVTFDSDVDAEYRDLFVNQATAEGIAEAQVDLVAEQIGGEGEVAILSAAANATNQNAWIDLMEEYAASEYPDIDIVETVYGDDDDQTSFDKTAALLQSHPDLKGIISPTTVGIAAAARYLSTSQYKGQVALTGLGTPNQMREYLEDGTVTAFALWNPEELGYLAAYAAHALVEGDITGEEGDTFEAGDLGEYTVGANGEVVLGEPTVFTVDNVGDFDF; encoded by the coding sequence ATGAAGTTCAACACCCGGCGCGCGACCGCGCTCGTCGCCCTCACCCTCGCTGCGAGCACGGCCCTCACCGCCTGCGGCGGCGGCGACGGCGGCAGCGGCGACTCGGCCGAGACCATCACCTTCCTCCCGAAGAACCTCGGCAACCCCTACTTCGACGCCTCCAGCACCGGTGGCGAGAACGCGGTCGAGGCCTTCGGCGGCACGTTCGAGGAGGTCGGCCCGACCAACGCGACGCCCGACGCGCAGGTCCCCTTCATCAACACGGCCGCGCAGCAGGGCGTGGGCGCCCTCGTCATCTCGGCCAACGACCCGACCGCCCTGGGCGACGCGCTCGAGGAGGCCCGTGACGCGGGCGTCAAGGTCGTCACCTTCGACTCCGACGTGGACGCCGAGTACCGCGACCTCTTCGTCAACCAGGCCACCGCGGAGGGCATCGCCGAGGCGCAGGTCGACCTGGTCGCCGAGCAGATCGGTGGCGAGGGCGAGGTCGCGATCCTGTCGGCCGCGGCCAACGCCACCAACCAGAACGCCTGGATCGACCTCATGGAGGAGTACGCCGCCTCGGAGTACCCCGACATCGACATCGTCGAGACCGTCTACGGCGACGACGACGACCAGACCTCGTTCGACAAGACGGCGGCGCTGCTGCAGTCGCACCCCGACCTCAAGGGCATCATCAGCCCGACCACGGTCGGCATCGCCGCCGCGGCGCGCTACCTCTCGACGTCGCAGTACAAGGGCCAGGTCGCGCTGACCGGTCTCGGCACGCCCAACCAGATGCGCGAGTACCTCGAGGACGGCACCGTCACCGCGTTCGCGCTGTGGAACCCGGAGGAGCTCGGCTACCTGGCCGCGTACGCCGCCCACGCGCTGGTCGAGGGCGACATCACCGGCGAGGAGGGCGACACCTTCGAGGCCGGCGACCTCGGTGAGTACACCGTCGGCGCCAACGGCGAGGTCGTCCTCGGCGAGCCGACCGTCTTCACGGTCGACAACGTCGGCGACTTCGACTTCTGA
- a CDS encoding L-rhamnose mutarotase: MERVCFQLQVRPDRLEEYAERHAAVWPTMLEALRDAGWRNYSLFLRPDGLLIGYVEVEGTLAEAQAAMAATEVNARWQAEMGAFFVDLEGAAPDTGFVRLAEVFHLEDQLAAADLPVSTPVSTPVSTPAAPTDPTTRRTEGEPA, encoded by the coding sequence ATGGAGCGCGTCTGCTTCCAGCTGCAGGTCCGGCCGGACCGCCTGGAGGAGTACGCCGAGCGGCACGCCGCCGTCTGGCCCACGATGCTCGAGGCGCTCCGCGACGCCGGGTGGCGCAACTACTCGTTGTTCCTCCGGCCCGACGGCCTCCTCATCGGGTACGTCGAGGTCGAGGGCACCCTCGCCGAGGCCCAGGCCGCGATGGCGGCGACCGAGGTCAACGCCCGCTGGCAGGCCGAGATGGGCGCGTTCTTCGTCGACCTCGAGGGCGCCGCCCCCGACACCGGGTTCGTGCGGCTCGCGGAGGTCTTCCACCTGGAGGACCAGCTCGCCGCCGCCGACCTGCCCGTGAGCACCCCCGTCAGCACCCCCGTCAGCACCCCCGCCGCACCGACCGACCCCACCACCCGCCGTACCGAGGGAGAGCCCGCATGA
- the rhaI gene encoding L-rhamnose isomerase translates to MTSFADITPTLERLAIEVPSWAYGNSGTRFKVFGTPGTPRSVEEKIADAATVNRFTGLAPAVALHIPWDLVDDWAALRRYAEDQGIALGTINSNTFQDDDYKLGALTHTDPKIRQKAIDHHFECIDVMDATGSRDLKIWLAEGSNYPGQADMRGRQDRLSESLAAIYERLGETQRLVLEYKFFEPAFYHTDVPDWGTSYVQVSALGDRAKVCLDTGHHAPGTNIEFIVAQLLRLGKLGSFDFNSRFYADDDLIVGAADPFQLFRIMVEVIRGGGLDEGSDVALMLDQCHNIEKKIPGQIRSVLNVQEMTARALLLDREALTAAQEAGEVLDAHEIFMDAFSTDVRADLAAWRESRGLPAHPAKAYAASGHQEGLEAARVGGTQVGWS, encoded by the coding sequence ATGACCAGCTTCGCCGACATCACGCCCACGCTGGAGCGTCTGGCGATCGAGGTCCCGTCCTGGGCCTACGGCAACTCGGGCACCCGCTTCAAGGTCTTCGGCACGCCCGGCACGCCCCGCTCGGTGGAGGAGAAGATCGCCGACGCCGCGACGGTGAACCGCTTCACCGGTCTCGCCCCGGCCGTCGCGCTCCACATCCCGTGGGACCTCGTGGACGACTGGGCGGCGCTGCGCCGCTACGCCGAGGACCAGGGCATCGCGCTCGGCACGATCAACTCCAACACGTTCCAGGACGACGACTACAAGCTCGGCGCCCTGACGCACACCGACCCGAAGATCCGCCAGAAGGCGATCGACCACCACTTCGAGTGCATCGACGTCATGGACGCGACCGGCTCGCGCGACCTCAAGATCTGGCTGGCCGAGGGGTCGAACTACCCGGGCCAGGCCGACATGCGCGGCCGCCAGGACCGCCTCTCCGAGTCGCTGGCCGCGATCTACGAGCGGCTGGGCGAGACGCAGCGCCTCGTGCTCGAGTACAAGTTCTTCGAGCCGGCCTTCTACCACACGGACGTGCCGGACTGGGGCACGTCGTACGTGCAGGTGAGCGCCCTCGGCGACCGCGCGAAGGTCTGCCTCGACACCGGTCACCACGCGCCGGGCACCAACATCGAGTTCATCGTGGCGCAGCTGCTGCGGCTCGGGAAGCTCGGCTCGTTCGACTTCAACTCGCGCTTCTACGCCGACGACGACCTCATCGTGGGTGCGGCCGACCCGTTCCAGCTCTTCCGGATCATGGTCGAGGTGATCCGCGGCGGCGGCCTCGACGAGGGCTCCGACGTCGCGCTGATGCTCGACCAGTGCCACAACATCGAGAAGAAGATCCCGGGCCAGATCCGCTCCGTGCTCAACGTGCAGGAGATGACCGCCCGCGCGCTGCTGCTCGACCGGGAGGCGCTCACGGCCGCCCAGGAGGCCGGCGAGGTGCTCGACGCCCACGAGATCTTCATGGACGCGTTCTCCACCGACGTCCGCGCCGACCTCGCCGCCTGGCGCGAGTCCCGCGGCCTGCCCGCCCACCCCGCCAAGGCGTACGCCGCGAGCGGGCACCAGGAGGGCCTCGAGGCCGCCCGGGTCGGCGGCACGCAGGTCGGCTGGAGCTGA
- a CDS encoding bifunctional aldolase/short-chain dehydrogenase, with protein sequence MTDLTVPQQLIARSNRLGSDPKNTNYAGGNTSAKGTETDPVTGQPVELVWVKGSGGDLGTLKESGLAVLRLDRMRALVDVYPGIDREDEMVAAFDYCLHGKGGAAPSIDTAMHGLVDAAHVDHLHPDSGIAIATAADGPSLTQQVFGDKVVWVPWRRPGFQLGLDIAEIKEKNPQAVGCILGGHGITAWGDTSEEAEANSLWIIDTAAAYIAEHSKAEPFGAPLEGYGALPEAERRAKAAALAGTIRGIASKDAAAAGRSMVGHFTDSAVVLDFLAASEHPRLAALGTSCPDHFLRTKVKPLVLDLPASASVEDSIARLKELHEEYRADYQGYYDRNATPDSPAIRGADPLIVLVPGVGMFSYGKDKQTARVAGEFYVNAINVMRGAEGLSTYAPIDEAEKFRIEYWALEEAKLQRMPKPKPLAGRIALVTGAAGGIGKATAKKLAGEGAVVVVADLSLDKAQAAAAEIGGSDVAVGVAADVSDEAAVQAAVDATVLAFGGVDLVVNNAGLSLSKALLDTTGEDFDLQHRVMAKGSFLVAKATARVMIDQELGGDIIYISSKNSVFAGPNNIAYSATKANQAHQVRLLAAELGAHGIKVNGVNPDGVVQGSGIFASGWGANRAAVYGVEEKDLGKFYAQRTILKKEVLPEHIANAVFVLCGPEMTHTTGLHVPVDAGVAAAFLR encoded by the coding sequence ATGACTGATCTCACCGTCCCGCAGCAGCTGATCGCCCGGTCCAACCGGCTGGGCTCCGACCCGAAGAACACCAACTACGCCGGCGGCAACACGTCCGCGAAGGGCACCGAGACCGACCCGGTGACGGGCCAGCCCGTCGAGCTCGTGTGGGTCAAGGGCTCGGGCGGCGACCTCGGCACCCTGAAGGAGTCGGGTCTCGCGGTGCTGCGGCTCGACCGGATGCGCGCGCTCGTCGACGTCTACCCGGGCATCGACCGCGAGGACGAGATGGTCGCGGCGTTCGACTACTGCCTCCACGGCAAGGGCGGGGCAGCGCCGTCGATCGACACGGCCATGCACGGCCTCGTGGACGCGGCGCACGTCGACCACCTGCACCCCGACTCCGGTATCGCGATCGCGACCGCGGCCGACGGCCCGTCGCTGACGCAGCAGGTCTTCGGCGACAAGGTCGTGTGGGTGCCGTGGCGTCGTCCCGGCTTCCAGCTCGGCCTCGACATCGCCGAGATCAAGGAGAAGAACCCGCAGGCGGTCGGCTGCATCCTCGGCGGCCACGGCATCACCGCGTGGGGCGACACCTCGGAGGAGGCGGAGGCCAACAGCCTCTGGATCATCGACACGGCCGCGGCGTACATCGCGGAGCACAGCAAGGCGGAGCCCTTCGGCGCCCCGCTCGAGGGGTACGGCGCGCTGCCCGAGGCCGAGCGCCGGGCGAAGGCCGCCGCGCTGGCCGGCACCATCCGCGGCATCGCGTCGAAGGACGCGGCCGCGGCCGGGCGCTCGATGGTCGGCCACTTCACGGACTCGGCGGTCGTGCTCGACTTCCTGGCCGCCTCGGAGCACCCGCGGCTCGCCGCCCTGGGCACGTCGTGCCCCGACCACTTCCTGCGCACCAAGGTCAAGCCGCTCGTGCTCGACCTGCCGGCGTCGGCCTCGGTGGAGGACTCGATCGCGCGGCTCAAGGAGCTGCACGAGGAGTACCGGGCCGACTACCAGGGCTACTACGACCGCAACGCGACGCCGGACAGCCCGGCCATCCGCGGTGCGGACCCGCTGATCGTGCTCGTGCCGGGCGTCGGGATGTTCTCCTACGGCAAGGACAAGCAGACCGCGCGCGTCGCGGGCGAGTTCTACGTCAACGCGATCAACGTGATGCGTGGTGCCGAGGGGCTGTCCACCTACGCCCCCATCGACGAGGCGGAGAAGTTCCGCATCGAGTACTGGGCGCTCGAGGAGGCCAAGCTCCAGCGCATGCCGAAGCCGAAGCCGCTCGCGGGCCGGATCGCGCTCGTCACCGGTGCCGCCGGCGGCATCGGCAAGGCCACCGCGAAGAAGCTCGCGGGTGAGGGCGCGGTCGTGGTCGTGGCCGACCTGAGCCTGGACAAGGCGCAGGCCGCGGCCGCGGAGATCGGCGGCTCCGACGTGGCGGTCGGCGTCGCGGCGGACGTGTCCGACGAGGCGGCCGTGCAGGCTGCCGTGGACGCGACCGTGCTGGCCTTCGGTGGCGTCGACCTCGTCGTCAACAACGCCGGGCTGTCGCTCTCGAAGGCGCTGCTCGACACCACGGGGGAGGACTTCGACCTCCAGCACCGCGTGATGGCGAAGGGCTCGTTCCTCGTCGCGAAGGCGACCGCGAGGGTGATGATCGACCAGGAGCTGGGCGGCGACATCATCTACATCTCGTCGAAGAACTCGGTGTTCGCGGGGCCGAACAACATCGCCTACTCGGCGACGAAGGCCAACCAGGCGCACCAGGTGCGGCTGCTCGCCGCGGAGCTGGGCGCCCACGGGATCAAGGTCAACGGCGTCAACCCCGACGGCGTCGTGCAGGGCTCCGGCATCTTCGCCTCCGGCTGGGGCGCCAACCGCGCCGCGGTCTACGGCGTGGAGGAGAAGGACCTCGGCAAGTTCTACGCGCAGCGCACGATCCTGAAGAAGGAGGTGCTGCCGGAGCACATCGCGAACGCGGTCTTCGTGCTCTGCGGCCCCG